From the Euphorbia lathyris chromosome 6, ddEupLath1.1, whole genome shotgun sequence genome, one window contains:
- the LOC136232049 gene encoding (-)-germacrene D synthase-like, protein MSAPVSTIPAGSEVIRRSADYHPSIWGDHFLSYTSNDQLLVKDDISRHEKLKQEVTSMLKGCPKVPETLEMIDAIQRLGIQYHFETQIDEILRNMMDEILCLDDDDLYLISLKFRLLRQHGYNMIPCDVFDKFKDENGKFKDSIVNDVRGMLSLYETTHLRTHGEEILDQALGFTIAHLQTMSTQLSSPFGDQIKHALKQPFHKGLPRLEARSYFHFYELNASCNKILLSFAKLDFNLLQKQHQKELGDITRWWKELDFAKTVSFARDRVVECYFWTLGVYFEPQYAVARSIVTKVIAITSVLDDIYDVYATPPELDLFTAAIDRWDINVMDEFPEYMQLVYKSLIDIYSEIEERVLNQGTAYRLSYAKEAMKKQVRAYFEESKWFQQKHIPTMEEYMVVALVSSGYPLLATTSLVGMADTDNVTKNTFDWLNSEPNKIVRASSTIARLMDDIVSHKVEQKRGDAASSIECYMKQYNCTEEETVDEFKERVISAWKDINGEFIHYSNSGSDSDSVPMAVLMRILNLARVMDVLYKDEDCYTNSGGVLKDFVSSLLVQPI, encoded by the exons ATGTCAGCTCCAGTTTCCACTATTCCTGCCGGATCTGAAGTTATTCGCCGGTCTGCTGATTATCATCCTAGCATTTGGGGTGATCATTTCCTCTCCTATACTTCTAATGATCAacttttg gtaaaaGATGACATATCAAGACATGAAAAGCTGAAGCAAGAAGTGACAAGTATGTTAAAAGGATGCCCTAAAGTTCCTGAAACATTGGAAATGATTGATGCAATCCAACGGCTAGGAATCCAGTATCATTTTGAAACTCAGATTGATGAAATCTTAAGAAATATGATGGATGAAATATTATGTCTTGATGATGATGACCTATATCTCATTTCTCTCAAATTTCGACTTCTTAGGCAACATGGTTATAACATGATTCCATGTG ATGTTTTTGATAAGTTCAAGGATGAGAATGGAAAGTTCAAGGATTCAATTGTTAATGATGTTAGAGGAATGTTAAGCTTGTACGAAACTACACATCTAAGAACTCATGGAGAAGAAATTCTAGACCAAGCACTTGGTTTCACTATAGCTCATCTTCAAACCATGAGTACCCAATTGAGCTCTCCTTTTGGTGACCAGATAAAGCATGCTTTGAAGCAACCATTTCATAAGGGGCTGCCGAGATTGGAGGCCAGGAGCTACTTTCATTTTTATGAACTAAATGCTTCATGTAACAAAATTCTACTCTCCTTTGCTAAGTTGGACTTCAATTTGTTGCAAAAGCAGCACCAGAAGGAGCTAGGCGACATTACCAG GTGGTGGAAAGAATTAGACTTTGCAAAAACGGTGTCTTTTGCAAGGGATAGAGTTGTGGAATGCTATTTTTGGACATTAGGAGTGTATTTTGAGCCCCAATATGCTGTGGCTAGAAGCATAGTAACCAAAGTCATCGCAATTACTTCTGTTCTTGATGATATTTATGATGTCTATGCAACTCCTCCAGAACTTGACCTCTTCACTGCAGCTATTGACAG ATGGGACATCAACGTGATGGATGAGTTTCCGGAGTACATGCAACTAGTTTACAAATCACTTATAGATATTTATTCCGAAATTGAGGAACGTGTCTTAAATCAAGGAACAGCATATAGACTTTCTTATGCAAAAGAAGCA ATGAAAAAACAAGTGAGAGCATATTTTGAAGAATCAAAATGGTTCCAGCAAAAACACATACCAACAATGGAGGAATACATGGTTGTGGCATTAGTCTCCTCAGGATACCCACTGCTAGCCACAACATCACTTGTAGGAATGGCTGATACTGATAATGTTACCAAAAACACATTTGATTGGTTAAATTCTGAGCCAAATAAGATAGTGAGAGCCTCATCAACAATTGCTAGACTGATGGATGACATTGTATCCCACAAGGTTGAGCAAAAGAGAGGTGATGCTGCTTCAAGCATAGAGTGTTACATGAAACAATATAATTGCACAGAAGAAGAAACAGTTGATGAATTCAAAGAAAGAGTTATAAGTGCTTGGAAAGATATTAATGGAGAGTTTATTCACTACTCTAACTCGGGCTCGGACTCGGACTCGGTTCCTATGGCAGTGCTGATGAGAATACTGAACCTTGCAAGAGTAATGGATGTACTTTACAAGGATGAAGATTGCTATACTAATTCTGGAGGTGTCTTGAAAGAT